From a single Arachis hypogaea cultivar Tifrunner chromosome 3, arahy.Tifrunner.gnm2.J5K5, whole genome shotgun sequence genomic region:
- the LOC112776719 gene encoding uncharacterized protein, whose protein sequence is MSGSSSPPSSSSIRKYNGISGASTVSFNPDTSKYTIKFDGKEIVTTVTDKATIVEQWIQDINAIYEANSSVIVGIDVERGLVSGIGSKSATLHLCIDNKCLILQLLHIDNLPLSLKYFLTNPNFFFVGFGVDRVISMIKTDYGLKCGVHADIMELAKEKWPYQYNIRSGLKDLAINVVGLKMKKPKLVSLSNWEVRVLSVEQVEYGCIHAYVSYKIGHKLLMDD, encoded by the coding sequence ATGTCTGGatcatcatcaccaccatcatcatcatcaatccgTAAGTATAATGGAATTAGCGGTGCATCAACCGTTTCATTCAACCCTGACACTTCCAAATACACAATCAAATTTGATGGAAAAGAAATTGTAACCACAGTCACTGACAAAGCCACCATTGTGGAACAATGGATTCAAGACATCAATGCTATATATGAAGCAAATTCATCCGTTATCGTTGGCATAGATGTTGAACGGGGACTGGTGAGTGGAATAGGCAGCAAATCCGCAACATTGCATCTCTGCATTGATAACAAGTGCCTTATCTTACAACTCCTCCACATTGACAATTTGCCTCTTTCTCTCAAGTACTTTCTCACGAACCCTAATTTCTTTTTTGTGGGTTTTGGGGTTGATAGAGTTATTTCGATGATAAAAACTGACTATGGTCTCAAGTGCGGTGTGCATGCCGATATTATGGAGCTTGCCAAAGAAAAATGGCCCTACCAGTATAATATCCGGTCGGGGTTGAAGGATCTAGCTATCAATGTGGTTGGTTTGAAGATGAAGAAGCCTAAGCTTGTGAGTTTGAGCAACTGGGAAGTTAGGGTTTTGAGCGTTGAGCAAGTTGAGTATGGATGCATTCATGCCTATGTTTCTTACAAGATTGGTCACAAGCTTCTCATGGATGATTGA